A genomic window from Nicotiana sylvestris chromosome 11, ASM39365v2, whole genome shotgun sequence includes:
- the LOC104212245 gene encoding probable peroxygenase 4 isoform X2, whose protein sequence is MASSSSLQPDGFRKLGRNIFRSLLAAVLIHLVLSHKTRPGKWPSLLFPIVIKNIKYGKHGSDSDAYDAEGRFVPEKFEEIFKKYAHKNANSLTADEVNELLKKNREPKDYFGWLNATTDWRLLYDLAKNKNGELTKEAVRAVYDGSLFEQMTMARENASKKSS, encoded by the exons ATGGCTTCATCAAGCAGCCTTCAACCTGATG GTTTCAGAAAACTGGGACGTAATATTTTCCGCTCACTTTTGGCTGCTGTTCTCATTCATCTTGTTCTCAGTCACAAGACTCGACCG GGAAAATGGCCGTCTCTACTGTTTCCCATTGTGATTAAAAACATCAAATATGGAAAGCATGGCAGTGATTCTGATGCTTATGATGCTGAAGGAAG ATTTGTGCCAGAGAAGTTTGAGGAGATCTTCAAGAAGTATGCTCATAAAAATGCAAATTCATTAACAGCTGACGAAGTGAACGAGTTGCTCAAGAAAAATAGAGAACCTAAAGACTACTTTGGATG GCTTAATGCTACAACAGATTGGAGGCTCCTATATGATTTGGCGAAAAACAAGAATGGTGAATTGACGAAAGAAGCGGTACGAGCTGTTTATGATGGAAGCCTTTTTGAACAAATGACAATGGCAAGAGAGAATGCTTCTAAGAAGTCAAGCTAG
- the LOC104249681 gene encoding uncharacterized protein isoform X3 — protein sequence MAVLMTTNTMFITLNLNNCHLWLTVVPALPFSPYQQACSSNIVDSWEQLWKDPKCVEKSETNAKNRRGGRSGVSTETHTGGSVSIGEYRKRLTVEKGRDPTPSELHLYVHTHGHDGKSFLDEEARLVHERYQEILYEQIQTQSDID from the exons ATGGCGGTGCTAATGACTACGAATACTATGTTCATTACACTGAAT ttGAATAATTGCCATTTATGGCTAACTGTAGTTCCTGCACTTCCTTTTTCTCCATATCAGCAAGCATGTTCTAGCAACATTGTTGACAG TTGGGAACAACTTTGGAAAGATCCCAAGTGTGTTGAAAAGTCAGAAACAAATGCAAAGAATCGTCGTGGCGGTAGGAGTGGAGTCTCCACTGAGACTCACACAGGCGGCTCTGTCTCCATTGGGGAGTATCGCAAGAGACTT ACTGTTGAAAAGGGTCGAGACCCAACACCAAGTGAGTTACATTTGTACGTCCATACACATGGGCATGATGGAAAATCTTTTCTTGATGAGGAAGCTCGGCTCGTGCAT GAAAGGTATCAGGAAATATTATATGAACAAATACAAACTCAATCTGATATTGATTAA
- the LOC104249681 gene encoding uncharacterized protein isoform X2, whose amino-acid sequence MKSPKVQDPFIIQSPLFVRRFGLNNCHLWLTVVPALPFSPYQQACSSNIVDSWEQLWKDPKCVEKSETNAKNRRGGRSGVSTETHTGGSVSIGEYRKRLTVEKGRDPTPSELHLYVHTHGHDGKSFLDEEARLVHERYQEILYEQIQTQSDID is encoded by the exons ATGAAATCTCCCAAAGTGCAAGATCCTTTTATTATTCAATCTCCTTTGTTTGTAAGAAGGTTTGGA ttGAATAATTGCCATTTATGGCTAACTGTAGTTCCTGCACTTCCTTTTTCTCCATATCAGCAAGCATGTTCTAGCAACATTGTTGACAG TTGGGAACAACTTTGGAAAGATCCCAAGTGTGTTGAAAAGTCAGAAACAAATGCAAAGAATCGTCGTGGCGGTAGGAGTGGAGTCTCCACTGAGACTCACACAGGCGGCTCTGTCTCCATTGGGGAGTATCGCAAGAGACTT ACTGTTGAAAAGGGTCGAGACCCAACACCAAGTGAGTTACATTTGTACGTCCATACACATGGGCATGATGGAAAATCTTTTCTTGATGAGGAAGCTCGGCTCGTGCAT GAAAGGTATCAGGAAATATTATATGAACAAATACAAACTCAATCTGATATTGATTAA
- the LOC104212245 gene encoding probable peroxygenase 5 isoform X1, with translation MASSSSLQPDGMGNHDQLTPLEKHVMFFDINKDGIIYPWETYLGFRKLGRNIFRSLLAAVLIHLVLSHKTRPGKWPSLLFPIVIKNIKYGKHGSDSDAYDAEGRFVPEKFEEIFKKYAHKNANSLTADEVNELLKKNREPKDYFGWLNATTDWRLLYDLAKNKNGELTKEAVRAVYDGSLFEQMTMARENASKKSS, from the exons ATGGCTTCATCAAGCAGCCTTCAACCTGATG GGATGGGAAATCATGACCAGCTTACTCCTTTAGAAAAACATGTAATGTTCTTTGATATCAACAAAGATGGAATAATATACCCTTGGGAAACATATCTAG GTTTCAGAAAACTGGGACGTAATATTTTCCGCTCACTTTTGGCTGCTGTTCTCATTCATCTTGTTCTCAGTCACAAGACTCGACCG GGAAAATGGCCGTCTCTACTGTTTCCCATTGTGATTAAAAACATCAAATATGGAAAGCATGGCAGTGATTCTGATGCTTATGATGCTGAAGGAAG ATTTGTGCCAGAGAAGTTTGAGGAGATCTTCAAGAAGTATGCTCATAAAAATGCAAATTCATTAACAGCTGACGAAGTGAACGAGTTGCTCAAGAAAAATAGAGAACCTAAAGACTACTTTGGATG GCTTAATGCTACAACAGATTGGAGGCTCCTATATGATTTGGCGAAAAACAAGAATGGTGAATTGACGAAAGAAGCGGTACGAGCTGTTTATGATGGAAGCCTTTTTGAACAAATGACAATGGCAAGAGAGAATGCTTCTAAGAAGTCAAGCTAG